The Prochlorococcus marinus str. MIT 9301 genome window below encodes:
- a CDS encoding histidine kinase — MNDKKELKLILVAARNQLSSNDIKSLIAYLESDDCEFEISLQISEPTEQPELLELHRLVAIPALIKVSPAPKQIFAGSNIFSQLQKWLPRWTQEGLTKNLGINLQPSKIDSIRTQKEFLLEDELLVLRQENETLTKRIESQERLLRMVAHELRTPLTAATLAVQSQKLGQIDISKLQEVIKRRLEEIELLSQDLLEVGTTKWEALFNPQKIDLGNISAEVILELEKFWRLRNIEIDTDIPSDLPSVFADQRRMRQVFLNLIENAIKFSRDSGSIKITMIHKTNQWVEITICDKGAGIPLSEQKRIFLDRVRLPQTSEGTSGFGIGLSVCRRIVQVHGGRIWVVSEVGVGSCFHFTVPVWQGQNKEQQYLTKG; from the coding sequence TTGAATGATAAAAAAGAGTTAAAATTAATACTTGTGGCAGCTAGAAATCAACTTTCTAGTAATGACATTAAGTCCTTAATAGCTTATCTAGAATCAGATGATTGTGAATTTGAGATATCTCTCCAGATTTCTGAGCCTACAGAGCAACCAGAATTACTCGAATTACATAGATTAGTAGCTATTCCTGCCCTTATAAAAGTTTCTCCAGCTCCAAAACAAATATTTGCTGGAAGTAATATTTTTTCTCAGTTGCAAAAGTGGTTGCCAAGATGGACACAGGAAGGCTTAACAAAAAATCTTGGGATTAATTTGCAACCATCTAAAATTGATTCAATAAGAACTCAAAAAGAATTTCTATTAGAAGATGAACTTCTCGTTTTAAGACAAGAAAATGAGACTTTAACAAAAAGAATTGAGTCTCAGGAGAGATTGTTAAGAATGGTCGCGCATGAATTAAGGACACCTTTAACGGCTGCTACTTTGGCTGTTCAAAGTCAAAAACTAGGACAAATAGATATTTCAAAATTGCAAGAGGTAATAAAAAGACGTCTAGAAGAAATTGAACTCTTATCTCAGGATCTATTAGAGGTTGGAACAACCAAATGGGAAGCGTTATTTAATCCTCAGAAAATTGATTTAGGTAATATTAGTGCTGAAGTAATACTCGAATTAGAAAAATTCTGGAGATTAAGGAATATTGAAATTGATACTGATATTCCATCTGATCTGCCAAGTGTATTTGCAGATCAAAGAAGAATGAGGCAAGTATTTTTAAATTTAATTGAAAATGCTATTAAATTTTCTAGAGATTCTGGATCTATAAAAATCACGATGATTCACAAGACAAATCAATGGGTAGAAATAACAATTTGTGACAAAGGTGCAGGTATTCCTTTGAGCGAACAAAAAAGAATTTTTCTTGATAGGGTAAGACTCCCGCAGACTTCTGAAGGAACTTCAGGATTTGGCATAGGTTTATCAGTATGCAGGAGAATAGTACAAGTCCATGGAGGAAGAATATGGGTGGTATCT
- the malQ gene encoding 4-alpha-glucanotransferase, whose translation MPKESVLAKKSLGILMHPSCIPGGGGVCGTFGRGAKDWIKKLHRHGIEYWQFLPLTPTDCMGSPYSSPSSFALNPWFLDIDELINNGFIFISNKEELGPTNQNKDYFDFNVADALTKKLGYLLLQGWSSQPEETKLDFYKWISRNSWVEDYALFVVIKEEFNMLPWWEWPQEFKLKNNKFLKSWIKKKSEEILIKKLIQWHLDEQWSAIKNFAKSRDIKLIGDLPFYVSRDSSDVWSNRSLFSIFKNGDLIFQSGVPPDYFSSTGQLWGTPTYFWSKHKRTNFNWWRKRFQRQFELVDILRFDHFRGLAGYWRVNGSSKSAINGKWINSPGKTLLNKVKKDLGSNYLPIIAEDLGVITPDVIKLRNFFELPGMKILQFAFDGNEDNPYLPKNIKGENWVVYTGTHDNSTSVSWWEYLDYESKKRIKDEYKFSENPSWDLIEIGMNTNAYLFIAPMQDLLSLDDSSRLNKPGTTKNNWKWKLNRSLEEIEDNIKIFSELGSNFGRTRK comes from the coding sequence ATGCCTAAAGAATCAGTTCTTGCAAAAAAATCATTAGGCATACTTATGCATCCTTCATGTATTCCAGGAGGGGGAGGAGTATGCGGAACTTTTGGCAGAGGAGCTAAAGATTGGATAAAAAAACTACATAGGCATGGGATTGAATATTGGCAATTTTTACCTCTTACACCCACTGACTGTATGGGATCTCCCTATAGTTCTCCATCTAGTTTTGCTCTAAACCCATGGTTCTTAGACATAGACGAATTAATCAACAACGGGTTTATCTTTATTTCAAATAAAGAAGAATTAGGACCAACAAATCAGAATAAAGATTATTTTGACTTTAATGTTGCGGATGCTTTAACAAAAAAATTAGGTTACCTCCTCTTGCAAGGTTGGAGCTCACAACCTGAAGAAACAAAACTAGATTTTTATAAATGGATAAGTAGAAATTCTTGGGTTGAAGATTATGCATTATTTGTTGTAATCAAAGAGGAGTTTAATATGTTGCCTTGGTGGGAATGGCCTCAAGAATTTAAATTAAAAAATAACAAGTTCTTAAAATCGTGGATCAAGAAAAAAAGTGAAGAGATACTTATTAAAAAATTAATACAATGGCATCTTGATGAGCAATGGAGTGCTATTAAAAACTTTGCAAAATCAAGAGATATTAAGCTAATAGGAGATTTACCTTTTTATGTCTCAAGGGACAGCTCTGACGTATGGAGTAATAGATCATTATTTTCAATTTTTAAAAATGGAGATTTAATTTTTCAAAGTGGTGTTCCACCTGATTATTTTTCATCAACAGGACAATTATGGGGCACCCCAACATACTTTTGGTCAAAACATAAGAGGACTAATTTCAATTGGTGGAGAAAAAGATTTCAAAGGCAATTTGAACTCGTGGATATATTGAGGTTCGATCATTTCAGGGGGTTAGCCGGTTACTGGAGAGTTAATGGCAGTTCTAAATCAGCAATTAATGGAAAATGGATAAATTCTCCAGGTAAAACACTATTAAATAAAGTAAAAAAGGATCTGGGGTCTAACTATCTACCAATTATTGCTGAGGATCTGGGAGTAATTACCCCAGATGTAATCAAACTAAGGAATTTTTTTGAACTACCTGGCATGAAAATATTACAATTTGCTTTTGATGGTAATGAAGATAATCCTTATTTACCTAAGAATATTAAAGGAGAAAATTGGGTTGTTTATACTGGTACTCATGATAATTCTACTTCTGTTTCATGGTGGGAATATTTAGATTATGAATCAAAAAAAAGAATAAAAGATGAATATAAATTTTCAGAAAATCCTTCTTGGGATTTAATAGAAATTGGCATGAATACAAATGCCTATCTCTTTATCGCTCCTATGCAAGATCTACTATCTCTAGACGATTCAAGTAGATTAAATAAACCCGGCACCACAAAAAATAACTGGAAATGGAAGTTAAATCGATCTTTAGAAGAAATAGAAGATAATATAAAAATCTTTAGTGAGCTAGGAAGTAATTTTGGGAGAACTCGAAAGTAG
- a CDS encoding ABC1 kinase family protein: MKKSYSKYSAKDDLLWLILRPWIFIPRVLYILLTFIFLFLRILSQGNSKNKNVQKNLSKYLFDVITDLGPCFIKLGQALSTRPDLVRQDWLTELTNLQDNLPAFDHKIALKIIEDELGSPANELFQEFPDSPIASASLGQVYKAKINDSYLAVKVQRPNLYFLIRRDIVILRFLGTFLSPILPLNIGVGIGEIIDEFGKALFDEIDYQKEAENALKFANLFKENPNIFIPKLEQQFSSKRIITTSWIDGVKLKDRALLEENNLIPASFIKTCVISGLQQLFEFGYFHADPHPGNMFALKGGNADCGNLAYVDFGMMDNISNSDRLTLIKAIVHIINEEYFLLAEDFQKLGFLTKEQDLNQLVEPLKEVLGGSLSAEVGNFNLKNVTDKFSKLMYSYPFRVPSRFALIIRAVVSQEGLALRLDPEFKILKIAYPYIAKKLLTDNSEEILEILLEVVFDKKGQIQIEKVESLLNILFKDSENINSDLIPVANAGLKLFVSKKGSEVRKNLLLSLIKDEKLEFTDAKKLFSLIRDTFSPLNIAKSAVQNFISTV, encoded by the coding sequence ATGAAAAAATCTTATTCCAAATATTCAGCAAAAGATGATTTACTTTGGTTGATTTTGAGACCATGGATTTTTATACCAAGAGTTTTATATATCCTTTTAACTTTTATTTTTCTTTTTTTGAGAATACTTTCTCAAGGTAACAGTAAAAATAAAAATGTACAAAAAAATCTCTCGAAATATCTTTTTGATGTAATAACAGACTTAGGTCCATGTTTTATCAAATTAGGTCAGGCACTCTCAACTAGGCCAGATCTTGTTAGACAAGATTGGCTTACAGAACTTACAAACTTACAAGATAATCTCCCAGCATTTGATCACAAAATTGCTTTAAAAATTATTGAAGATGAACTTGGATCACCTGCTAATGAATTATTTCAAGAGTTTCCAGATAGTCCTATTGCTTCTGCAAGTTTAGGTCAAGTTTATAAAGCAAAAATAAATGACTCTTATTTAGCTGTGAAAGTACAGAGGCCAAATTTATATTTTCTTATAAGAAGGGATATTGTAATTTTAAGGTTTTTAGGAACTTTTTTATCCCCAATTTTACCATTAAATATAGGTGTTGGAATTGGGGAAATAATAGATGAGTTTGGTAAGGCACTTTTTGATGAAATTGACTATCAAAAAGAGGCCGAAAATGCTTTGAAGTTTGCAAATTTATTCAAAGAAAACCCGAATATTTTTATTCCTAAATTAGAACAACAGTTTTCATCTAAAAGGATTATCACAACCTCTTGGATTGATGGAGTTAAGTTAAAAGATCGAGCCTTATTGGAGGAAAATAACTTAATACCTGCTTCATTTATAAAAACTTGTGTTATCAGTGGTCTCCAGCAATTATTTGAATTTGGATATTTTCATGCAGACCCACATCCAGGAAATATGTTTGCTCTTAAAGGAGGAAATGCAGATTGTGGAAATTTGGCTTATGTTGATTTCGGAATGATGGATAATATTTCTAATTCAGATAGACTTACTCTTATTAAAGCAATTGTTCACATAATAAACGAAGAATATTTTCTTTTGGCAGAAGATTTCCAGAAATTAGGTTTCTTAACCAAAGAACAAGATCTTAACCAACTTGTAGAACCATTAAAAGAAGTTCTTGGTGGATCCCTAAGCGCTGAGGTTGGTAATTTTAATCTTAAAAATGTAACTGATAAATTTTCAAAACTTATGTATTCCTATCCTTTCAGGGTTCCCAGTAGGTTTGCCTTAATAATAAGAGCCGTTGTTAGTCAAGAAGGTTTAGCACTAAGACTAGATCCTGAATTTAAAATTTTAAAAATAGCTTATCCATATATTGCTAAAAAACTACTTACCGATAATTCTGAGGAGATTTTAGAAATCCTTTTAGAAGTCGTTTTTGATAAAAAAGGTCAAATTCAAATAGAAAAAGTTGAAAGTTTATTAAATATTTTATTTAAAGATTCAGAAAATATTAATTCAGATCTTATACCAGTAGCTAACGCTGGATTGAAATTATTTGTCAGTAAGAAAGGATCCGAAGTTCGAAAGAATCTTCTTTTAAGCCTTATAAAAGATGAAAAATTAGAATTTACTGATGCTAAAAAACTCTTCAGTTTAATTAGAGATACTTTTAGCCCTTTAAATATTGCAAAAAGTGCAGTTCAAAATTTTATTTCTACAGTTTAG
- a CDS encoding ribose-phosphate pyrophosphokinase — protein MTSFITAMQSKESNFNLTNSRLRLVSGTTNPKLAEEIASYLGIENVPLISKRFADGELYVQIQQSIRGCDVFLIQPTCAPVNDSLMELMIMVDACKRASARQITAVIPYFGYARADRKTSGRESITAKLTANLLEKSGVDRVLAMDLHSAQIQGYFDIPCDHIYGSPVLIDYLETLDLEEIVVVSPDVGGVARARAFAKLMKDAPLAIIDKRRSAHNIAESLTVIGEVKGKTAILIDDMIDTGGTICSGANLLKQEGANRIFACASHAVFSPPSYERLSAKNLFEQVIVTNSIPVLHKDNFPQLKVLSVANMLGEAIWRIHEESSVSSMFR, from the coding sequence GTGACAAGTTTTATCACGGCAATGCAGAGTAAAGAGTCGAATTTTAATCTAACAAATAGTAGATTAAGGTTAGTAAGTGGGACAACTAATCCTAAATTAGCTGAAGAAATTGCATCATACTTAGGGATTGAAAATGTACCTTTAATATCAAAAAGATTTGCTGATGGAGAACTTTATGTCCAGATTCAACAATCTATTAGAGGTTGCGATGTGTTCCTGATACAACCTACATGTGCTCCTGTAAACGATAGTTTGATGGAGCTTATGATAATGGTAGACGCGTGCAAGAGAGCGTCTGCGAGACAAATAACAGCTGTAATTCCTTATTTTGGATATGCAAGGGCAGATAGAAAAACCTCAGGAAGAGAGTCTATAACTGCAAAACTAACTGCTAATTTGCTTGAGAAATCAGGAGTTGATAGGGTTCTTGCTATGGATTTACACTCAGCTCAAATTCAAGGATATTTTGACATTCCATGCGATCATATTTACGGTTCACCTGTGTTAATTGATTATCTAGAAACTTTAGATTTAGAAGAAATAGTTGTCGTCTCTCCGGATGTAGGTGGAGTTGCTAGAGCAAGAGCGTTTGCAAAATTAATGAAAGATGCTCCGTTGGCTATTATTGATAAAAGGAGATCTGCTCATAATATCGCTGAAAGTTTAACAGTTATTGGTGAAGTTAAAGGTAAGACAGCTATTCTCATAGACGATATGATAGATACTGGAGGCACAATTTGTTCTGGAGCTAATTTATTAAAACAAGAGGGAGCTAATAGAATATTTGCATGTGCATCGCATGCTGTATTCTCTCCTCCTTCTTATGAAAGATTAAGTGCTAAGAATCTATTTGAACAAGTTATTGTGACTAATAGTATACCTGTTTTACATAAAGATAATTTTCCGCAGTTAAAAGTTCTTTCTGTTGCGAATATGTTGGGTGAGGCTATTTGGAGAATTCACGAGGAAAGTTCTGTTAGTTCTATGTTTAGATAA
- a CDS encoding helix-turn-helix domain-containing protein → MNILKNLFLSKKKSEKNKDSSPGLVDKYIEIAELVKEARIQQNLTVKELSCISKIPESVINSIENNNKNIMPKYPFMRSILIKLEECLGLKKNTLLKLTVRERKILKKGENDFLLRKFDLINTWQGSLLYFFILVLTIFLLKRYFVFNVNVIEIQNIENQIINK, encoded by the coding sequence ATGAATATTTTGAAGAATCTCTTTTTATCTAAAAAAAAATCTGAAAAAAATAAAGACTCTAGTCCTGGATTGGTTGATAAATATATAGAAATTGCAGAGTTAGTCAAAGAAGCAAGAATCCAACAAAACCTTACAGTAAAAGAATTGTCATGCATTTCAAAAATTCCTGAAAGCGTAATAAATTCTATTGAAAATAACAATAAAAATATTATGCCGAAGTACCCTTTTATGAGATCTATATTAATTAAATTAGAGGAATGCTTAGGATTAAAAAAAAATACCTTATTAAAATTAACAGTTAGAGAAAGAAAAATTTTAAAGAAAGGGGAAAACGATTTTCTGTTAAGGAAATTTGATCTTATAAATACATGGCAGGGAAGTCTTTTGTATTTTTTTATATTAGTTTTAACTATATTTTTACTAAAGAGGTACTTTGTTTTTAATGTAAATGTAATAGAGATTCAAAATATTGAAAATCAAATCATTAATAAATAA